From the genome of Blautia pseudococcoides, one region includes:
- a CDS encoding cupin domain-containing protein encodes MGNRKWEHLIISPDYIPPVMDDVRDDKGDIKTGRTLGQTYSSSDLFPDCKVNMSLSWFYEIPNKNPYVDEHVHDVDELVFFMPNYNGVEDDINAVWGEADFYIDGEPYTITKNTCIYCPAGVKHCPIVYKKIIRPHCFMTILLTSEYVREQAGKIVKNIGGKFIEVG; translated from the coding sequence ATGGGTAATAGGAAATGGGAACATCTGATCATTTCTCCGGATTATATACCGCCGGTCATGGACGATGTAAGGGACGACAAAGGAGATATCAAGACTGGAAGAACACTGGGGCAGACGTACAGCTCTTCGGATTTATTTCCTGATTGTAAGGTGAACATGAGCCTGTCTTGGTTCTATGAGATTCCCAATAAGAATCCTTATGTGGATGAACACGTTCATGATGTGGATGAACTGGTATTTTTCATGCCGAACTACAACGGCGTGGAGGATGACATCAACGCAGTGTGGGGGGAAGCGGATTTTTATATTGACGGAGAACCCTACACCATTACGAAAAATACATGTATCTACTGTCCGGCAGGGGTAAAACACTGTCCGATCGTTTACAAAAAGATTATCCGTCCTCACTGTTTTATGACTATTCTGCTCACCAGTGAATATGTGAGAGAGCAGGCCGGCAAGATTGTAAAGAATATTGGCGGAAAGTTTATTGAGGTAGGATAG
- a CDS encoding YerC/YecD family TrpR-related protein gives MSKKIHTEAVDSLFDAVLSLKNREECYLFFEDVCTINEILSLSQRFEVAKMLKDKRTYLDISEKTGASTATISRVNRSLNYGNDGYEMVFERLANKKDETEV, from the coding sequence ATGAGCAAGAAAATTCATACGGAGGCAGTAGACTCCCTGTTTGATGCTGTCCTCAGTTTAAAGAACAGAGAAGAATGTTATCTTTTTTTCGAGGATGTGTGTACAATAAATGAGATCCTTTCACTTTCACAGCGCTTTGAGGTTGCCAAAATGCTGAAGGATAAGAGGACATATCTGGATATCTCTGAGAAGACAGGAGCTTCCACAGCTACGATCAGCCGTGTAAACAGAAGCCTGAATTATGGCAATGACGGTTATGAGATGGTTTTTGAGAGATTAGCCAACAAAAAGGATGAAACAGAAGTATAA